A region of Anolis sagrei isolate rAnoSag1 chromosome 2, rAnoSag1.mat, whole genome shotgun sequence DNA encodes the following proteins:
- the LOC132767606 gene encoding cold-inducible RNA-binding protein-like, producing the protein MASDEGKLFIGGLSFDTNEQNLEQLFSPYGDIAEVVVVKDRETQRSRGFGFITYCRPEDAKDAMRAMNGESVDGRQIRVDQAGKSSRGSSGGRGRGRGFSRGGGGYGGGRYDNRSGGYGGSRDYYGSRNQGGYGDRYSGSSYRDNYDN; encoded by the exons ATGGCATCAGATGAAGGAAAGCTCTTCATTGGAGGACTCAGTTTTGACACCAATGAGCAGAACCTGGAGCAGTTGTTCTCCCCCTATGGAGACATTGCAGAAG ttgtgGTGGTAAAAGACAGAGAGACTCAGCGGTCCAGGGGGTTTGGCTTTATTACCTATTGCCGCCCAGAGGATGCAAAGGATGCCATGAGAGCCATGAATGGAGAG TCTGTGGATGGCCGTCAGATCAGAGTTGACCAAGCTGGCAAATCTTCCCGTGGCTCTTCAGGAGGCAGAGGCCGTGGCCGTGGATTCTCTAGAG GAGGTGGAGGATATGGAGGTGGCCGTTATGACAACAGAAGCGGTGGCTATGGAGGATCCAGAGATTACTATGGCAGCAG GAATCAAGGAGGCTATGGAGACCGTTACTCTGGGAGCTCCTACAGAGACAACTACGATAACTAG